A genomic region of Bradyrhizobium sp. ORS 278 contains the following coding sequences:
- the proS gene encoding proline--tRNA ligase: MRLSRFFLPILKENPKEAEIVSHRLMLRAGMLRQEAAGIYAWLPLGFKVLKKIEQIVREEQNRAGALELLMPTLQLADLWRESGRYDAYGPEMLRISDRHKRELLYGPTNEEMITEIFRAYVKSYRNLPLNLYHIQWKFRDEQRPRFGVMRGREFLMKDAYSFDLDEAGARRAYNKMFVAYLRTFARMGLKGIPMRAETGPIGGDLSHEFIVLAETGESGVYCDRNVLDLPIPSASVDYDGDLTPIIKEWTSLYAATEDVHDGARFEAEVPAERRVHTRGIEVGQIFYFGTKYSEPMKALVAGPDGAEVTIHGGSYGVGVSRLAGAIIEACHDDAGIKWPEEVAPFRAVILNLKQGGSDTDAACEQLYRDLLAKGVDVLYDDTEQRAGGKFATADLIGIPWQIMVGPKSLAEGKVEVKTRSDGAREMMSPADIVARLGAGTAAS, translated from the coding sequence ATGCGTTTGTCGCGGTTTTTCCTGCCCATTCTGAAAGAAAATCCGAAGGAAGCCGAGATCGTCTCGCACCGGTTGATGCTGCGCGCCGGCATGCTGCGGCAGGAGGCGGCCGGCATCTACGCCTGGCTGCCCCTCGGCTTCAAGGTCCTGAAGAAGATCGAGCAGATCGTGCGCGAGGAGCAGAACCGCGCCGGCGCGCTGGAATTGCTGATGCCGACCCTGCAACTCGCCGACCTCTGGCGCGAGAGCGGCCGCTACGACGCCTATGGTCCTGAGATGCTGCGCATCAGCGACCGTCACAAGCGTGAGTTGCTGTACGGGCCGACCAACGAGGAGATGATCACGGAGATCTTCCGGGCCTACGTGAAGTCTTACCGCAACCTGCCGCTCAATCTCTATCATATCCAATGGAAATTTCGCGACGAGCAGCGTCCGCGCTTCGGCGTGATGCGCGGCCGGGAATTCCTGATGAAGGACGCCTATTCGTTCGATCTCGACGAGGCGGGCGCGCGGCGCGCCTACAACAAGATGTTCGTCGCTTACCTGCGCACGTTTGCGCGGATGGGCCTGAAGGGCATCCCCATGCGTGCCGAGACCGGCCCGATCGGCGGTGATCTCAGTCATGAGTTCATCGTGCTCGCCGAAACCGGCGAGTCCGGTGTGTATTGCGACCGTAACGTGCTCGATCTGCCGATCCCGTCGGCCTCCGTCGATTATGACGGCGACCTCACGCCGATCATCAAGGAATGGACCTCCCTCTACGCGGCGACCGAGGACGTGCACGACGGCGCCCGCTTCGAGGCCGAGGTGCCGGCGGAGCGGCGCGTCCACACCCGCGGCATCGAGGTCGGGCAGATCTTCTACTTCGGCACCAAATATTCCGAGCCCATGAAGGCGCTGGTGGCCGGTCCTGATGGAGCCGAGGTCACTATCCACGGCGGCTCCTACGGCGTGGGCGTGTCGCGTCTTGCCGGCGCCATCATCGAGGCCTGCCATGACGATGCCGGCATCAAATGGCCCGAGGAGGTCGCGCCGTTCCGCGCCGTGATCCTCAATTTGAAACAGGGCGGCTCGGACACCGATGCCGCCTGTGAGCAGCTCTATCGCGATCTGCTCGCCAAGGGCGTCGACGTGCTCTACGACGACACCGAGCAGCGCGCGGGGGGCAAGTTCGCCACCGCCGATCTGATCGGCATTCCCTGGCAAATCATGGTCGGTCCGAAGAGCCTTGCCGAAGGCAAGGTCGAGGTGAAGACCCGCAGCGACGGGGCACGCGAGATGATGTCGCCGGCCGACATCGTGGCGCGGCTTGGCGCTGGAACCGCGGCGAGCTGA
- a CDS encoding DUF2946 family protein: MTMGVAIPAHPRTGACRTNGSAGRPWIARLLPLALLALLIQTLAPVAASALTASAIALVDPLDGAVICHAEPDTAPSNRDADRAACGLDCVMCCVLHAAAALDAPPVTAHAAPLRQGARIAWSGRAFDLFHILTYSQTQPRGPPAHA; this comes from the coding sequence ATGACCATGGGCGTCGCGATCCCAGCTCATCCACGCACTGGCGCTTGCCGGACGAACGGCAGCGCGGGGCGTCCCTGGATCGCGCGCCTGTTGCCGCTGGCCCTGCTGGCGTTGCTGATCCAGACGCTGGCGCCGGTGGCGGCGTCGGCCCTCACGGCGTCAGCGATCGCACTCGTCGATCCGCTCGACGGCGCCGTGATCTGCCACGCCGAGCCGGATACAGCGCCATCCAACCGCGATGCCGACCGCGCCGCCTGCGGTCTCGACTGCGTGATGTGCTGCGTGCTCCACGCCGCCGCGGCACTCGACGCGCCGCCCGTCACGGCCCATGCCGCCCCGCTGCGCCAGGGGGCGCGCATCGCCTGGAGCGGGCGCGCGTTCGATCTCTTTCACATCCTCACTTACTCGCAGACCCAACCGCGCGGACCTCCCGCGCACGCCTGA
- a CDS encoding TonB-dependent receptor, giving the protein MFRHHALGGVSVVALQLALLQPATIAHAQPAGELPSVTVDAPRAAPQRPARKPAGQARRATAARASKPAATPQPAASPASTANIDGGGVKGSFETPAAKQRFALPQESFSITAKQIDETINLKDPEDAVKYMPSLFVRKRNDGDNQAVLATRTWGLNSSARTLIYYDDLLVSTLLGNNNSAASPKWNLISPEAIARVDFLNGPFSAAYPGNSIGGVLLITSKMPDKPFATVKETVSVMPWSQYGTKDTYVTSQTSASAGNRDGKLSWLVSANYLDSYQQPLTYTTISSLTSIPTTTTGAFPARSKTGTEADVVGTGVLAHSQQTSGNLRLAYDVSPLVQATYSLGIWNNHQVSTPQTYLRDANGQLTFNNISTFASGRYIWDQTQMSNAIALKSDTRGTFDFDLSASSYNYLQDAQLNPYTVTATGTGYSQKGKIARLDGTNWQNADAKGIWRPFGYDGPHEVSFGLHGDRYRLENPTYATTVWDQATSTGTGQLYATGVGETRTGALWVQDAWKILPDLKLTLGGRLETWRALDGFNVNTIQSAAGAITQSLVTTQPQLSATKFSPKASLSYDLNRDWNVTANFGEAYRFPTVGELYQNLAVGTNIFLPNPLLKPEHDYTGELNLERHWSDGRVRLTLFQEKTFDALISQSTLVTNNTNGQQVTQTAVSNVDAIRMRGVELSADKDNVLVNGLQLFGSVTYVDSKILADAKWSAATTVVGKRVPYVPDWRAKFGATYRPNESWAYTVAARYSGKQYSTLDNTDIIPHVYGAFDSFFLVDMKIHYNATKNFAFDFGIDNLFNQQYTLFHPFPGRTFVLAAKYTF; this is encoded by the coding sequence ATGTTTCGTCATCACGCCCTCGGCGGCGTCAGCGTGGTCGCTTTGCAGCTCGCGCTGCTGCAGCCGGCCACGATCGCGCACGCCCAGCCCGCAGGGGAACTGCCATCCGTCACCGTCGACGCCCCGCGCGCCGCGCCCCAACGCCCTGCGCGCAAGCCGGCGGGACAGGCGCGTCGGGCCACGGCGGCCCGCGCATCAAAACCGGCCGCGACGCCGCAGCCGGCAGCGTCACCGGCCTCGACCGCCAACATCGACGGCGGCGGGGTCAAGGGCTCGTTCGAGACGCCCGCGGCCAAGCAGCGCTTCGCGCTGCCGCAGGAGAGCTTCAGCATCACCGCCAAGCAGATCGACGAGACGATCAACCTCAAGGATCCGGAGGACGCGGTCAAATACATGCCGAGCCTGTTCGTCCGCAAACGCAATGACGGCGACAATCAGGCGGTGCTGGCGACGCGGACGTGGGGCCTGAACTCCAGCGCCCGCACGCTGATCTACTATGACGACCTGCTGGTCTCGACGCTGCTCGGCAACAACAACAGCGCAGCCTCGCCGAAATGGAACCTGATCTCGCCAGAGGCGATCGCGCGGGTCGATTTTCTCAACGGTCCGTTCTCGGCCGCCTATCCCGGCAACTCGATCGGCGGCGTCTTGCTGATCACCTCGAAGATGCCGGACAAGCCGTTCGCGACGGTCAAAGAGACCGTCTCGGTGATGCCGTGGAGCCAGTACGGCACCAAGGACACCTATGTCACCAGCCAGACCAGCGCGTCGGCCGGGAATCGTGATGGCAAGCTGTCCTGGCTGGTGAGTGCCAATTACCTCGACAGCTACCAGCAGCCGCTGACTTATACGACGATTTCATCGCTGACTTCGATTCCTACGACGACAACTGGCGCCTTCCCGGCCAGGAGCAAGACTGGGACCGAAGCCGACGTAGTGGGTACCGGTGTACTCGCGCACTCGCAGCAGACCTCCGGCAATCTGCGGCTCGCCTACGATGTTAGCCCGCTGGTGCAGGCAACATATTCGCTCGGCATCTGGAACAATCACCAAGTCTCGACGCCACAGACCTATCTGCGTGATGCCAATGGGCAGCTGACCTTCAACAATATCAGTACATTCGCCAGCGGGCGCTATATCTGGGATCAAACCCAGATGTCGAACGCCATCGCGCTCAAGAGCGACACCAGGGGCACCTTCGACTTCGATCTATCGGCGTCGAGCTACAACTACCTGCAGGATGCCCAGCTCAATCCTTATACGGTGACCGCCACTGGGACCGGGTACTCGCAGAAGGGCAAGATCGCGCGCCTTGATGGCACGAACTGGCAGAACGCCGACGCCAAAGGCATCTGGCGGCCATTCGGCTATGACGGGCCACACGAAGTCTCCTTCGGCCTGCACGGCGACCGGTACCGTTTGGAGAACCCGACCTATGCAACGACAGTCTGGGACCAGGCGACGTCGACCGGCACGGGCCAGCTGTATGCAACCGGTGTCGGCGAGACCCGCACCGGCGCGCTCTGGGTTCAGGATGCCTGGAAGATCCTGCCCGATCTGAAGCTGACGCTAGGCGGACGCCTGGAGACGTGGCGCGCATTGGACGGCTTCAACGTGAACACCATTCAAAGCGCTGCTGGAGCAATCACCCAGTCGCTGGTGACAACCCAGCCGCAGCTTTCTGCGACCAAGTTTTCGCCGAAGGCATCACTCTCTTACGACCTTAACCGCGACTGGAACGTGACCGCCAATTTCGGTGAGGCTTACCGTTTCCCCACCGTGGGAGAGTTGTACCAGAACCTCGCGGTGGGGACTAATATCTTTCTGCCGAACCCGCTACTGAAACCCGAGCATGACTACACCGGGGAGCTGAACCTCGAGCGTCACTGGAGCGACGGCCGCGTTCGGCTCACGCTGTTCCAGGAAAAGACTTTCGATGCGCTGATTTCCCAGTCGACCCTGGTGACCAATAATACAAACGGTCAGCAGGTCACTCAGACGGCTGTGAGTAACGTCGACGCGATCCGCATGCGCGGCGTCGAACTGTCCGCCGACAAGGACAACGTCCTGGTTAATGGCCTCCAGCTATTCGGCAGTGTCACGTATGTCGACTCCAAGATCCTGGCCGATGCGAAATGGAGTGCCGCAACCACCGTGGTCGGCAAGCGCGTGCCCTACGTGCCGGACTGGCGCGCCAAGTTCGGCGCAACCTACCGGCCGAACGAGAGCTGGGCCTATACGGTCGCGGCACGCTACAGTGGCAAGCAATATTCGACGCTGGACAACACCGACATCATTCCGCACGTCTACGGCGCCTTCGACAGCTTCTTCCTCGTCGACATGAAGATCCACTACAATGCGACGAAGAATTTCGCCTTCGATTTCGGCATCGATAACCTTTTCAATCAGCAATACACGCTGTTCCATCCCTTCCCGGGGCGCACCTTCGTGCTCGCGGCCAAATACACGTTCTGA
- a CDS encoding DUF2946 domain-containing protein, giving the protein MFFIKHRWLNVLTVPRATSTRRFGSGTSFMFIWRISMRQQLQAFIPIVLIALMVQILAPIGIARAAAAAAADPFRSLEICHSQSGSEPSDDDSRAKLDQGVCALCCLAQPMALDGPELTADAVPRRDARDLVWRAYISDVRGNRASSNAQARAPPAS; this is encoded by the coding sequence TTGTTCTTCATCAAACACCGCTGGCTAAATGTGCTGACTGTGCCCCGCGCGACCTCGACTCGGCGCTTCGGCTCGGGCACAAGTTTCATGTTCATTTGGCGGATCTCCATGCGGCAGCAGCTGCAAGCCTTTATCCCGATCGTGCTGATCGCACTGATGGTGCAGATCCTGGCGCCGATCGGCATTGCCCGGGCCGCAGCAGCCGCCGCAGCCGACCCATTCCGCAGCCTGGAAATCTGCCACAGCCAGTCCGGCTCAGAGCCGTCCGATGACGACTCCCGGGCCAAGCTGGACCAGGGCGTCTGTGCGCTCTGCTGTCTGGCGCAGCCGATGGCGCTCGATGGACCTGAGCTTACGGCCGACGCCGTTCCTCGGCGCGACGCGCGCGACCTGGTCTGGCGCGCATACATCTCTGACGTCCGCGGCAACCGGGCGTCGTCGAACGCGCAGGCGAGAGCCCCGCCTGCATCGTGA
- a CDS encoding DUF1775 domain-containing protein, whose translation MSIPSRKMSWLVSVAVLATANASADAHVILETKEAAIGSRVQAVFVVPHGCGEADTIKLRVRIPEGVVAVVPEAKAGWTIDTKTGAYAATYEDDGRKLSEGVQEIVWSGGRVPAKTREPFAVDVTLTTALKPDTTLYFPVVQECEADVRRWIEIPAEGADPHSYKQPAPGIRLLPKP comes from the coding sequence ATGAGCATTCCCAGCAGGAAGATGTCGTGGCTCGTATCGGTCGCAGTCCTGGCGACGGCAAACGCGTCAGCCGACGCGCATGTGATCCTGGAGACCAAGGAGGCTGCGATCGGCTCACGCGTTCAGGCCGTTTTCGTCGTGCCGCATGGCTGCGGCGAGGCCGACACGATCAAGCTGCGCGTGCGGATTCCGGAGGGCGTCGTCGCAGTCGTGCCGGAGGCCAAGGCGGGTTGGACGATCGACACCAAGACGGGGGCTTACGCCGCCACCTATGAGGACGACGGGCGAAAACTGTCCGAAGGCGTTCAGGAGATCGTCTGGTCCGGCGGCCGCGTGCCAGCCAAGACCCGCGAGCCGTTCGCGGTCGACGTGACGCTGACGACCGCGCTCAAGCCCGACACCACCTTGTATTTCCCCGTCGTGCAGGAGTGCGAGGCTGATGTGAGGCGGTGGATCGAGATTCCGGCCGAAGGGGCTGATCCGCACAGCTACAAGCAACCGGCGCCGGGCATCCGGCTGCTGCCGAAACCGTGA
- a CDS encoding copper chaperone PCu(A)C — protein MTLFKRSLLALAFLLAGSAAAFAADIKAGDLVISQPWSRATPGSAKTGAGYLTIQNTGSAPDRLVAVAGDIAGRIEVHEMAVNNGVMTMRPLEKGLEIEPGKTVALAPGGYHLMLMELKSPLKQGDKLPLTLEFEKAGKVAVTLDVQAVGAKGPGGEGGGMMKHDHKM, from the coding sequence ATGACGCTGTTCAAGCGCTCACTGCTCGCTCTCGCTTTTCTGCTGGCCGGCTCTGCCGCGGCATTCGCTGCCGACATCAAGGCCGGTGACCTCGTCATCTCCCAGCCGTGGAGCCGCGCCACGCCTGGCAGCGCCAAGACCGGGGCAGGCTATCTCACCATCCAGAACACCGGCAGCGCGCCGGACCGGCTCGTCGCCGTGGCCGGAGACATCGCGGGCCGCATCGAGGTGCACGAGATGGCCGTCAACAACGGCGTCATGACGATGCGTCCGCTGGAGAAGGGACTCGAGATCGAGCCGGGCAAGACCGTCGCGTTGGCGCCCGGCGGCTATCATCTGATGCTGATGGAGCTGAAGAGCCCGCTGAAGCAGGGCGACAAGCTGCCGCTCACGCTGGAATTCGAGAAGGCCGGCAAGGTTGCCGTGACGCTCGACGTCCAGGCCGTCGGCGCCAAGGGGCCGGGCGGCGAGGGCGGCGGCATGATGAAGCACGATCACAAGATGTAG
- a CDS encoding DJ-1/PfpI family protein: MDRRVFNSSVLAGSLAGLLLPGAQAEQAPRSLGKPVIGLLVYPGMILLDLTGPLTVFNIMQADVRLIAASMTPVATDVGIAVAPTHSFDAAPAELDVLFVPGGLKGTVDGMNDARTLDFVASRGELARFVTSVCTGSLLLGAAGLLKGFNATSHWYVRDLLPLMGAKMVADRVVTDRNRVTAGGVTAGIDFGLALAAKLTGEDNAKRIQLLIEYDPQPPFAAGSPERAGADSANAVLTQRGPLIRQAEQAARAAGQRLGVP; the protein is encoded by the coding sequence ATGGACCGACGTGTCTTCAACAGCTCGGTTCTGGCAGGCTCGCTCGCGGGCCTGCTGCTGCCGGGCGCGCAGGCCGAGCAGGCGCCGCGTTCCCTGGGCAAGCCCGTCATCGGCCTGCTGGTCTATCCGGGCATGATCCTGCTCGATCTGACGGGGCCGCTCACCGTCTTCAACATCATGCAGGCGGATGTCCGCCTCATCGCTGCGTCGATGACCCCCGTCGCGACGGACGTCGGAATCGCAGTCGCTCCGACCCACAGCTTCGACGCGGCGCCGGCGGAGCTCGACGTACTGTTCGTGCCGGGCGGGCTGAAGGGCACCGTCGACGGCATGAACGATGCCCGGACGCTCGACTTCGTCGCCTCGCGCGGCGAGTTGGCGCGCTTCGTCACCAGCGTCTGCACCGGCTCGCTGCTGCTCGGTGCCGCCGGTCTGCTGAAGGGCTTCAACGCGACCTCGCATTGGTACGTGCGCGATCTCCTGCCGCTGATGGGTGCCAAGATGGTGGCCGATCGCGTCGTGACGGACCGCAACCGCGTCACCGCCGGAGGCGTGACCGCGGGCATCGATTTCGGCCTTGCGCTGGCCGCGAAGCTCACCGGCGAGGACAATGCCAAACGTATTCAGCTGCTGATCGAATATGATCCGCAGCCGCCGTTTGCTGCGGGATCGCCGGAGCGCGCCGGAGCAGACTCGGCCAATGCCGTGCTGACGCAGCGCGGTCCGTTGATCCGGCAGGCCGAGCAGGCTGCGCGGGCCGCCGGCCAGAGGCTCGGCGTGCCATGA
- a CDS encoding metallophosphoesterase, translating to MFHNLFDLATAGCCALHLPFVALHAACQKTVMRPCYAAAARQLSWIRRRALTRTRIAVIGDIHHGRDTPTKRGSRALPLLQQFVAKVNAENIDTVIDLGDRISDEDPERDRLLQSDVAMSFAELRASHHHVSGNHDVAMLTLDDNEAIFDLPSGSRQRIIGHVRCVFWQPDVRLAPTRGFRLSAGDLDALADLLGQDDRPTLLVSHVPLSGHAQHGNYYFEANPGHATYAELDQIRATMAHAPCPIVALAGHVHWNTLTTVDGTPHITLQSLTETFISGDAAEAFGVLDIEGDELRWVVRGREPVSIVLPWPKTKSRWRSPLPRFVDAAPTAPGQARSAGVHEDAATVR from the coding sequence GTGTTTCACAACCTTTTTGATCTCGCTACAGCCGGATGTTGTGCGCTGCATCTGCCGTTTGTCGCGCTGCACGCGGCTTGTCAGAAAACGGTGATGCGCCCGTGTTACGCGGCAGCTGCAAGGCAGCTGTCCTGGATTCGGAGACGAGCTTTGACAAGAACGCGCATCGCCGTCATCGGCGACATCCATCACGGCCGGGACACGCCAACGAAGCGCGGATCGCGCGCGCTCCCGCTGCTGCAGCAGTTTGTCGCAAAGGTCAACGCAGAGAACATCGACACTGTGATCGATCTCGGGGACAGGATCTCCGATGAGGATCCGGAACGCGATCGGCTGCTGCAGAGTGACGTTGCGATGAGCTTTGCCGAACTGCGCGCGAGTCACCACCATGTGAGCGGCAATCATGACGTTGCCATGCTGACGCTCGATGACAACGAAGCGATCTTCGACCTGCCGAGCGGGTCGCGTCAGCGGATCATCGGTCACGTCAGGTGCGTGTTCTGGCAACCGGACGTGCGACTCGCTCCGACGCGCGGCTTTCGCCTGTCTGCGGGCGATCTCGATGCGCTCGCGGATCTGCTTGGGCAGGATGATCGTCCGACCCTGCTCGTCAGTCACGTGCCGCTGTCAGGCCACGCTCAGCACGGCAATTATTATTTCGAAGCCAACCCGGGGCATGCGACCTATGCCGAGCTCGATCAGATTCGCGCCACCATGGCCCATGCGCCGTGTCCGATCGTTGCGCTGGCGGGCCATGTTCATTGGAACACGTTGACGACGGTCGACGGCACGCCGCACATCACGCTACAGTCGCTGACCGAAACCTTCATTTCCGGGGACGCGGCCGAGGCCTTCGGCGTGCTCGACATCGAGGGTGACGAACTGCGCTGGGTGGTGCGGGGTCGCGAGCCGGTGTCGATCGTGCTCCCATGGCCCAAGACGAAATCTCGCTGGCGGTCGCCGTTGCCGCGATTCGTGGACGCCGCTCCGACCGCGCCTGGGCAGGCACGTTCAGCCGGCGTTCATGAGGATGCAGCTACGGTGCGATGA
- a CDS encoding copper resistance CopC/CopD family protein — protein sequence MGLTTRAGAHAALVSSEPADGSVAETVPPVLTLRFDEAVSVGALVLIDARGQRWDQLRADVTGPAVVVRLPPDLPRGSQLVSYRVISADGHPVAGVVSFAVGAPTPANAFLERDHWRDGLIWSARLALYAGLFFGVGGVFFLKWVGPVASVQRILIVVLGAGLVGAVLSVGGQGLDLLDLPLRGLLTPSPWASAANTSLIFTVLFTAFAMAAALAAAWLREQPWGRPLAAAALAGAGAALAMSGHAATAPPAWLSRTAVGLHGMAVTFWLGALVPLAALTMTADAGAAAALRRFSVIAMPVVGVLLVTGVWLAMVELESLRALVETTYGLLLSSKLALVVLLLALAALNRYRLVPAFASDPKSLALSRSILLECALGVAILGVVAGWRFTPPPRSLAREAPLGLHTHGDRAMFQVLMFPGRVGPNHVLLQLMNPDGSRLQAKEVTLTLQIPAKGIGPIERKAVREPDRDWHARDVPLPLSGRWHVRVDALVDDFDQISLEDEFELRPR from the coding sequence GTGGGCCTCACGACCAGAGCCGGCGCGCATGCGGCGCTGGTTTCGTCCGAGCCCGCCGATGGCAGCGTTGCCGAGACTGTGCCGCCGGTGCTCACGCTCCGCTTCGATGAAGCGGTCTCGGTCGGCGCCCTGGTCCTGATCGACGCACGCGGGCAGCGCTGGGACCAGCTTCGCGCCGATGTTACGGGCCCGGCGGTCGTCGTCAGATTGCCGCCCGATCTGCCGCGCGGCAGCCAACTCGTCAGCTATCGAGTGATCTCGGCTGACGGTCATCCTGTCGCTGGAGTTGTGAGCTTTGCGGTGGGCGCGCCCACCCCTGCGAATGCGTTCCTGGAACGGGACCATTGGCGCGACGGGCTGATCTGGTCGGCGCGCCTGGCGCTATACGCTGGTCTGTTCTTTGGCGTCGGCGGCGTGTTCTTTCTCAAATGGGTGGGGCCTGTCGCTTCGGTCCAGCGTATCCTGATCGTCGTGCTCGGAGCCGGACTTGTGGGAGCTGTGCTGTCGGTCGGCGGGCAGGGGCTCGACCTTCTCGACCTTCCGCTCCGCGGCCTGCTCACGCCAAGCCCCTGGGCATCTGCGGCCAACACGAGCCTGATTTTCACCGTGCTGTTCACCGCCTTCGCAATGGCCGCCGCTTTGGCCGCGGCGTGGTTGCGAGAACAGCCGTGGGGCAGGCCGCTCGCGGCCGCCGCCCTGGCGGGGGCCGGCGCGGCCCTGGCGATGAGCGGTCATGCGGCGACGGCGCCGCCGGCATGGCTGAGCCGGACGGCGGTCGGCCTCCATGGCATGGCGGTGACGTTCTGGCTCGGCGCGCTCGTGCCGCTTGCGGCGCTGACGATGACGGCCGATGCCGGTGCGGCAGCGGCGCTGCGCAGGTTTTCCGTGATCGCGATGCCCGTCGTGGGCGTGCTTCTGGTCACCGGTGTGTGGCTTGCCATGGTCGAGCTCGAGTCGCTTCGCGCCCTCGTGGAGACGACCTATGGGCTCTTGCTGTCGAGCAAGCTGGCGCTCGTCGTGCTGCTGCTCGCGCTCGCGGCTTTGAACCGCTACCGCCTCGTCCCCGCCTTCGCATCCGATCCAAAATCTCTGGCGCTCAGCCGCTCGATCCTGCTCGAATGCGCCCTTGGCGTGGCCATCCTCGGCGTCGTGGCGGGCTGGCGGTTCACGCCGCCGCCGCGCAGCCTCGCGCGGGAGGCGCCACTCGGCCTCCATACCCACGGCGATCGCGCCATGTTTCAGGTCCTGATGTTTCCCGGGCGGGTCGGGCCGAACCATGTCCTGCTCCAACTGATGAACCCGGACGGCAGCCGGCTTCAGGCCAAAGAGGTCACGCTGACGCTCCAGATACCGGCCAAGGGCATCGGGCCGATCGAGCGCAAGGCGGTTCGAGAGCCGGATCGTGACTGGCACGCACGAGATGTGCCGCTGCCGTTGTCCGGCCGCTGGCATGTTCGGGTCGACGCGCTGGTAGACGATTTCGACCAGATCAGTCTGGAGGATGAATTCGAGCTCAGGCCACGTTGA